The DNA region TAAAAGAGGTGGAACAGCTGGAATGATTGCTCAAAAATTTGGCCGTGAATCAATGCTAAAATATTTCAAATAGTAGATAAAATGTCAGGCAACCATTCTCATCATCACCATCTAATAAACAATTATAACCGCTCTTTTGCCATAGGCATTGCGCTCAATGTCATTTTTGTGATCATTGAAGTCGGTTATGGGCTGCTTGCTGACTCCCTTGCACTTATCGCAGATGCCGGGCATAACTTCAGTGATGTTCTGAGCCTTATGCTTGCATGGGGTGCAAGCTATCTGTCAACAAAACATCCTACTCACAAAAGAACCTATGGCTTACGAAAGGTCACCATCATGGCTTCTTTGGTTTCGGCTGTATTACTTCTTGTAGTACTAGGTGGTATCGCGTGGGAATCCATAGAACGACTCTCTTCTCCAGAACCTGTGAATGGGATGATTATTATTGTTGTTGCTGCTATTGGTGTGGTCATCAATACCGCAACAGCATTACTTTTTGTAAAAGGTCAGAAACATGATCTTAACATCCGGGCAGCATACTTACATATGGCAGCTGATGCAGCTATCTCTTTAGGTGTTGTAGTCGCTGGTATCGCTATTATGATAACAGGCTGGCTTTGGCTCGACCCTGTTATCAGTCTTTTCATTGTGTTATTTATCTTGATCGGGACATGGAGTTTGCTGAAAGATTCCATAGATCTCTCCATCGATGCAGTACCACAGGGGATAGATGTTCAGCATATCAAAAACTATCTCACTGGTCTAAAAAATGTAACCGAGATACATGACCTGCATATTTGGGCACTCAGTACTACAGAAACTGCCCTGACCGTACATCTTGTAACGACCCATGAGTTGATTGACAATTGTTTCTTGGAAAAGATACAAGAACATCTTCATCATCATTTTGACATTTCACATGCCACTATCCAGATCGAAAATGAAGCAGATGATTACACTTGTATTTTAAATCGTGATGAATGTAAATTTTAAACCTTAAAACGCCAACTAAAGCAGGAGATCATAACACCTTTATGCAGCTCTAGAAATGGATGTATGGAAGGTATTTAAGTGGTTTATATTACCTTTTTTAAGTTTTTCATATACAGATACCACATCACTTGGCATACCTATTGAGGCATGTTCGAGCATATCAACATCCGAAGCTCCAATAAATTCAGACATCTCCAATGCATCACGAAGTGAACTTTTCCCTTTTTCTATATAAGTATCATAAAGCATAGTTAAAACTGGTGATTCAAATACACCAATCACACTCTCATCTACAGATGAAGTATCAACACCATAAATATCACAAAGTTTTTTTGCACAATCCAAATGTCTCTGTTCTGTAATTTGCATTAATCTAAAAGTGTTTTCACTATTATAAATCTTACCCAATGTAATATAAACATCTCTGGCCACTTTTTCTTCTTGATAGATGAAAAAAAGCATATCTTTTTGTTCTTCAGTTAGTACTGAAGTTGAATCTGGCTTACTACTCATGATTACATCCTTTCTAAGCATTCCATTATTCTTTATTGCTTCATTATAAAAAAGAAGTATGAATTAAGCATGAAGGTCTTAATTGAGTTCAAAAACATGACAATATGACATGTTTTTTCTACAATTAAAAAAAATATATTATCATTGGACACTATCTATAAAAAGGAGCATAAGGTGGAAGGTATGATAAAAGTGATGTATACGGTCATGTGTCAAAATGATGTAAATGAAACAGTGAGTCTTGTTGATATACTGGCGAATGAAAAAATTCAAAAAGCCATTAAGGGTGAGTTTGCCAAAGGGCTGAGAAATCTTGCTCTCTCTTGTAAAGAGGATACAGAGGTTTACTTAAGAACAAACAAAGTCATCTATGAAATGACCGTAAGTAAAAATGATTTTGCAGACTTGTTGGTACTAGCTGAAGAGGATGCCCGAAAACATAAACGTATCAAAAAAGAGTGTGATGGAGTGGAATTGGTTGATATTTTAACCATTGATTAGACACAAGGGTTACTTTTTCATGTTATACTTAGTCAAAATAAAGAATGATAGAAGACTATGGCAAAGAAAAAGAAAAAATACTTTATAAAACTCAACAATAAAATACGAAACTATTTTAATGGACTCCCTTTTGAAGAAGGTGTAACTACACTGGATGAAGATAAACTCATAGAGCTTATTATGCTTCTTGAACTCCGGCTTCCCTCCCATACCAAAGAAGAGATGATACGTGCACTCAGACGTGTTTGGAGCGAAGGTGATGCAGTATCTAGAGAAAAGATAGTCTCTTACCTTACCCAGCGCTACAAAGCGGTACCTTATTCCGGAAGTCATAAACGTCCCTCAGACAAAGTAGAGAAGATCCTTCAAATTTTAGGTGATACTACTTACACCAAACATGAAGAGAACCTGATCCTTGAAGCATTCATCGACGTTAAAAGTAGCAAGATCACTGAAGAAAAGGTACGCAATAAACTTACCTACTTACGGATGAGAAGTCGACTTCATACACTTGAAAACTCCTTGGAAGTCGTG from Sulfurovum xiamenensis includes:
- a CDS encoding cation diffusion facilitator family transporter, whose amino-acid sequence is MSGNHSHHHHLINNYNRSFAIGIALNVIFVIIEVGYGLLADSLALIADAGHNFSDVLSLMLAWGASYLSTKHPTHKRTYGLRKVTIMASLVSAVLLLVVLGGIAWESIERLSSPEPVNGMIIIVVAAIGVVINTATALLFVKGQKHDLNIRAAYLHMAADAAISLGVVVAGIAIMITGWLWLDPVISLFIVLFILIGTWSLLKDSIDLSIDAVPQGIDVQHIKNYLTGLKNVTEIHDLHIWALSTTETALTVHLVTTHELIDNCFLEKIQEHLHHHFDISHATIQIENEADDYTCILNRDECKF
- a CDS encoding DUF2202 domain-containing protein, whose protein sequence is MSSKPDSTSVLTEEQKDMLFFIYQEEKVARDVYITLGKIYNSENTFRLMQITEQRHLDCAKKLCDIYGVDTSSVDESVIGVFESPVLTMLYDTYIEKGKSSLRDALEMSEFIGASDVDMLEHASIGMPSDVVSVYEKLKKGNINHLNTFHTSISRAA